One Oryza glaberrima chromosome 10, OglaRS2, whole genome shotgun sequence DNA segment encodes these proteins:
- the LOC127753131 gene encoding uncharacterized protein LOC127753131, translated as MADHPPNHRGEGMDDFVAELARMTLVVGYPNAPEYTTVPLLSGELPHRVCLEVHGYVGTCLANMVVEASGGTADHACQEAAYLMMARLRERHNYIFHDTAYRFHPRRASGDDVSTFRPTAGENDTTFGHMCAVMRGMDRMHSDLHKASKALNDGKLVRIIALKDEIACLKKENAQLKGLPAPGRVRIRTTPRKTTTAPVRIQLAPRNPPPHAIPAAPALAPAPVPMPAPASALSFAPASAARGLASGNEGRLSATPSGSRDHSSSSSSGTEPGSGETYLPDSRSHSEGPGDEQEDVFDSTDCRSRSEH; from the coding sequence ATGGCCgaccacccacccaaccaccgcgGAGAAGGCATGGATGACTTTGTGGCAGAATTGGCACGCATGACGCTGGTGGTGGGCTACCCCAACGCGCCAGAGTACACGACTGTTCCACTGCTCAGTGGCGAGCTTCCTCACCGTGTCTGCCTGGAGGTCCATGGCTACGTGGGTACCTGCCTAGCTAATATGGTGGTTGAGGCATCCGGAGGCACAGCAGATCACGCCTGTCAGGAGGCAGCATACCTGATGATGGCTAGACTACGGGAGCGCCACAACTACATCTTCCACGACACGGCGTACCGATTTCACCCTCGTCGAGCCagcggtgatgatgtcagtactTTCCGTCCGACAGCCGGTGAGAACGACACCACCTTTGGTCACATGTGTGCTGTGATGAGGGGAATGGACAGGATGCACTCGGATCTGCACAAGGCGTCCAAGGCCTTGAACGATGGGAAGCTAGTGAGGATCATAGCTTTGAAGGATGAGATAGCATGCCTGAAGAAGGAGAATGCTCAGTTGAAGGGTCTCCCAGCGCCAGGACGAGTCCGGATCCGTACCACGCCCCGCAAGACGACGACTGCACCCGTGCGCATTCAGCTTGCACCCAGGAACCCACCTCCGCACGCAATTCCcgcagctccagctctagcccCAGCTCCAGTTCCAATGCCAGCTCCCGCGtccgctctctccttcgctcCAGCGTCAGCCGCCAGGGGTCTAGCCAGTGGCAACGAAGGTCGGTTGTCTGCTACTCCCAGTGGCAGCCGcgaccacagcagcagcagttccaGTGGCACAGAGCCGGGCAGTGGCGAGACGTATCTGCCAGACTCCAGGAGTCACTCAGAGGGACCTGGAGACGAGCAGGAGGACGTCTTCGACTCCACCGACTGCAGGAgccgttccgagcattag